A single Natranaerobius thermophilus JW/NM-WN-LF DNA region contains:
- a CDS encoding ABC transporter substrate-binding protein: MRNSKLLVLFVVLLFASSFALAGCAPPEEAKDEEPQVEDEEKEDPDEVENPAVERPNEIIIGGPDLDGIFNPPLQSTVYDSWILGMIFDTVLTVNEDGELTTGQRSVAEDYEISDDGLEYTFYLREGWKFHDGVEITAEDVAFTLEVTAHPEYDGPRSTWSDNIVGVEEYREGETDEIEGIEIIDDYTIQITSQEPNAGDIYDYSTWVMPSHYYEFDEYEELHELTDDPMGSGPFKLEEYRPDEHAILVANEDYYLGEPEVDRIIYEEIESEQQLPLVETGEADIVQVSSTPENLEMLQDIDFQEELTFLDNSYNYIGIQHDNKHVENQKVRQALAYGLDIDAFIEGLLGDELGRAIAAPFSPVSWAYPEGELNYYEYDPEKANELLDEAGYEWDENEEFRVDEDGEKLSLQWDTIADNEWSEHLTTLALEQWPEIGVELNIDNYEFNSMVDRLDDARGEFDLWNMGWSLGTDPDPSNIFSVEYTGIGEFNTGHYHNEEAEELMEEGIRTFDQDDRQEIYHELAHVFNEDLPYIFVYSSKELWSQNDRVENFEPSAWQALSWNVHEWEVSEYQE; the protein is encoded by the coding sequence TTGAGAAACTCAAAATTACTAGTTCTCTTTGTTGTCTTGTTGTTTGCGAGTTCCTTTGCTTTGGCGGGTTGCGCACCTCCTGAAGAAGCTAAAGACGAAGAACCCCAAGTCGAAGATGAAGAAAAAGAAGACCCGGATGAAGTAGAAAATCCTGCTGTTGAAAGACCAAATGAGATTATTATTGGTGGACCTGATCTTGATGGAATCTTTAATCCGCCATTACAAAGCACCGTTTATGACTCCTGGATTTTGGGTATGATTTTTGACACAGTTTTAACAGTTAATGAAGATGGTGAATTAACTACAGGCCAAAGGTCAGTTGCTGAAGATTACGAGATATCAGATGATGGTCTAGAATACACTTTTTACCTGCGTGAAGGGTGGAAGTTTCATGATGGTGTGGAAATTACAGCCGAGGATGTGGCCTTCACTTTAGAAGTTACTGCACATCCTGAATACGACGGCCCTCGTTCTACTTGGTCCGATAATATTGTGGGAGTAGAAGAATATCGAGAAGGTGAAACCGATGAAATTGAAGGTATCGAAATCATTGATGATTACACCATTCAAATCACTTCACAAGAACCCAATGCTGGTGACATTTATGATTATTCTACCTGGGTAATGCCAAGTCATTACTATGAATTTGACGAGTATGAGGAACTGCATGAGTTAACTGATGACCCCATGGGTAGTGGTCCTTTTAAGCTTGAAGAGTATAGACCCGATGAACACGCAATTCTGGTAGCAAATGAAGATTACTATCTAGGAGAGCCTGAAGTGGATAGAATCATTTACGAAGAAATAGAATCCGAACAGCAGTTACCATTGGTTGAAACTGGTGAAGCTGATATCGTTCAAGTTTCTTCAACTCCTGAAAATTTAGAAATGTTACAAGATATAGATTTTCAAGAAGAATTAACTTTCTTGGATAATTCTTATAATTATATTGGAATTCAGCACGATAATAAGCATGTAGAAAATCAAAAAGTTAGGCAAGCGTTGGCCTATGGTTTAGATATAGATGCTTTTATTGAAGGTTTACTAGGTGATGAGTTAGGTAGAGCTATTGCTGCTCCATTTTCACCTGTAAGTTGGGCTTATCCTGAAGGTGAGTTAAATTACTACGAATATGATCCAGAAAAGGCAAATGAATTATTAGATGAGGCTGGTTACGAATGGGATGAAAATGAAGAGTTTAGAGTTGATGAAGATGGCGAAAAACTTTCTCTACAATGGGACACCATAGCGGATAATGAATGGTCAGAGCACCTGACTACTTTAGCTTTAGAGCAATGGCCGGAAATCGGGGTTGAACTCAATATTGATAACTATGAATTTAACTCAATGGTGGACCGTCTAGATGATGCACGTGGAGAATTCGATCTTTGGAATATGGGCTGGAGTTTGGGTACAGACCCAGATCCAAGCAATATCTTTAGTGTAGAATACACTGGTATTGGTGAATTTAACACAGGACATTATCACAATGAAGAAGCAGAAGAGTTAATGGAAGAAGGTATCAGAACCTTTGATCAAGACGATAGACAAGAAATATATCATGAATTAGCACATGTATTTAATGAAGATCTACCCTATATTTTCGTATATAGTTCCAAAGAACTCTGGTCCCAAAATGATAGGGTAGAAAACTTTGAGCCTTCAGCGTGGCAAGCATTAAGCTGGAATGTTCACGAATGGGAAGTATCAGAGTATCAAGAATAA